Proteins encoded within one genomic window of Argiope bruennichi chromosome 7, qqArgBrue1.1, whole genome shotgun sequence:
- the LOC129976600 gene encoding tropomodulin-like gives MAFLATRLISKEVRELDDKDIDDLLASLTAEELEQLSNEVDPDDSLLPPSQRCKDQTKKAPTGPLNRKKLLDYLERTAREQADWPEAKPYEPGTKRGKIWKPKEVPKPKTDDLQIELDLDDEYEQALDTAEEAELVDLAAILGLHSMLNQDQFHASILNKGQKIGDRFESIVHATKPKVLPLEPDNDTDVDKTLEQVCNNDPSLKKLNWNNIRNISREKMKRLFEGLKTNTHLEYLSLANTDLYDVSAEVLVEALKQNKSLISLNVESNYLTGSMIRDLIDALLTNQTVLEFRAANQSPSILGNKIEMEITKLVEENKTLLRLGLCFDVPDARVRITEHLQKNNDRIRLRRIGCEP, from the exons ATGGCGTTCTTAGCCACAAGGTTGATTAGTAAAGAAGTAAGAGAGCTGGATGACAAGGATATTGATGATTTGTTAGCTTCTCTTACTGCTGAAGAACTCGAACAACTCAGCAATGAAGTAGATCCTGAT GATTCACTACTTCCTCCTTCACAACGATGTAAAGATCAAACAAAGAAGGCTCCTACTGGacctttaaatagaaaaaagctGTTGGATTATTTAGAAAGAACAGCAAGAGAACAAGCTGATTGGCCTGAAGCAAAACCTTATGAACCTGGGACGAAACGAg GCAAAATATGGAAACCAAAGGAAGTGCCAAAACCTAAAACTGATGATTTGCAGATTGAATTGGATCTTGATGATGAATATGAACAAGCTCTAGATACTGCTGAAGAAGCTGAACTAGTAGATTTAGCTG ctATTCTTGGTCTGCATAGCATGCTTAATCAAGATCAGTTTCATGCTTCTATTTTGAACAAAGGTCAAAAGATTGGAGACAGAtttgaaa gtaTTGTACATGCTACAAAGCCAAAAGTTTTGCCATTAGAACCTGATAATGATACAGATGTGGACAAAACTCTTGAACAAGTTTGCAATAATGATCCTTCTCTGAAGAAGCTGAACTGGAATAATATTAGG aatatatccAGAGAGAAAATGAAGAGACTTTTTGAAGGATTGAAAACCAACACACATTTGGAATACTTAAGTTTGGCTAATACAGATCTGTATGATGTTTCAGCTGAG GTTTTAGTTGAAGCATTGAAACAAAATAAGTCCTTAATCTCTTTGAACGTGGAGTCTAATTATTTGACTGGGAGTATGATCCGTGACTTGATCGATGCTTTGTTGACAAATCAAACTGTTTTGGAATTCAGGGCTGCTAAtcaa agcccTTCTATTCTTGGcaataaaatagaaatggaaataaCAAAGCTGGTTGAAGAAAACAAGACTTTACTAAGGTTAGGTTTGTGTTTTGATGTTCCAGATGCTAGAGTTAGGATTACAGAACACttacagaaaaataatgatagaa ttcgtCTGAGACGTATCGGTTGTGAGCCTTGA
- the LOC129976337 gene encoding uncharacterized protein LOC129976337 isoform X1, with the protein MRAKNVTILLISHSTMYAIFDEPVGASYEMQMFQVIESLFQRGFDWDMFKGLKIGQIQIERTDVKRIGSSFVHNMEPTISEITFDTAKIVTIHAYAFAKLTHLKNLVMPHNFIKKNSKIHVSNSSKHSNSRFLITQSCAIAVSSGTPKSEDLFESQVNVPNHKT; encoded by the exons ATGAGAGCCAAGAATGTGACCATCTTGTTGATAAGTCATTCTACAATGTATGCTATCTTTGATGAGCCAGTTGGGGCATCGTATGAGATGCAGATGTTTCAAGTTATCGAGAGTTTATTTCAAAGAGGGTTCGACTGGGATATGTTTAAAGGTCTGAAAATTGGTCAGATTCAAATAGAAAGGACAGATGTCAAAAGAATTGGATCGTCTTTTGTACACAACATGGAACCTACAATATCTGAAATCACATTTGACACGGCGAAAATAGTTACCATTCATGCATATGCATTTGCAAAATTGACTCATTTGAAAAATCTCGTAATGCcacacaattttattaaaaaaaattcaaagatccATGTTTCCAACTCCAGCAAACATTCAAATTCTAGATTTCTC ataaccCAATCGTGTGCGATTGCGGTATCAAGTGGTACACCAAAAAGCGAAGATCTGTTCGAGTCACAGGTAAATGTGCCGAACCACAAAACTTGA
- the LOC129976337 gene encoding immunoglobulin superfamily containing leucine-rich repeat protein-like isoform X2 codes for MFPTPANIQILDFSWNKISVLPDDIFNNMPTLTDVFLEGNRLKTFPARTWEKLIDNNLSQVTLADNPIVCDCGIKWYTKKRRSVRVTGKCAEPQNLRNYNLIQLTPGDFNYCPK; via the exons ATGTTTCCAACTCCAGCAAACATTCAAATTCTAGATTTCTC GTGGAATAAAATTTCAGTGCTGCCAGATGATATCTTTAACAATATGCCCACCCTGACAGATGTATTTTTAGAGGGTAATCGTCTCAAAACCTTTCCTGCACGCACCTGGGAAAAATTGATTGATAATAATCTCTCTCAAGTAACTTTAGCAG ataaccCAATCGTGTGCGATTGCGGTATCAAGTGGTACACCAAAAAGCGAAGATCTGTTCGAGTCACAGGTAAATGTGCCGAACCACAAAACTTGAGAAACTACAATTTAATACAGCTCACTCCAGGAGATTTCAACTACTGTCCGAAGTAA